In Fusarium falciforme chromosome 9, complete sequence, the sequence AGATTTCTCATCCGGCAGCGAAGGCTCCATGCTGGACAATTCCTCGATAGCCTTGAGGAGTTCCGCAGCTTGGGCTTCGGTTGCCGCTTGGACTGCACGATTCGTACCAAGCAACCGAACTTCCTCCATCAACTCCTGAGCCAAAGTCTCCACCAGAGATCCCTTGCCGAAACGCCGCACGGCCACTCGATAACGCTCGAACCTGGAGGCATTATCTGAGGCAGAGACGGCATCGAAGATGTCCTTCAGTTCCTCCGCCTTCACCTTGCAACTCTCCACGACCGTCTTTACCGCCTGACATGCTTCATCATCTGTGCTGGCCCCGATCTGTCGCTCGGCAATCCGGAGAGTGTCCCGGACAAGCGGGAGCTTCTTAGCCACCTCGCGAAAGGCCCGTGGGAGATTCCTGGTGTCCCTGATACCATTGTATACAATCTCGACGGCCTCGACAATCGATATGACGGCAGAGATCAGGCCTACAATCTCCAAGCCGGACATGGTTGAGCAGCGAGTTGGTGGCCGGATAAGCCGAGTATTGGTAGAGATTGATGGAAGTTGACGTAGGGGGTGTTCACTGTCAATCTGGTACAGAGAGCCTGATGTCTGGATAGGGGTTGTGCTCAGAAGATGGGCCTTGGGAAGGGACAGAGATATCATTGGAGGCAGTTCGACACCTTGCGATGGGTTGCACCAAGCAAGCGTGTTGGTCAGCTGACTACACTGCGTGGTACATAAGCGGGCTGTGATTGGAAAGATGCTGCCCCATTTGTGTCTCAGAGGCCCCTGCACGTCGTTTCTCAACAGAGCTGAAATTCATCAGCCACCAACAAGCACTGGTGGGGCCGGCAGAATCACGCGGCGATTGAGTAATGACGGCTGAACCAGCTGGTCGCTTCGGGCTGGTGGTCGTTTGAACAGTAGATTAAAACGTCTCGTGGCTGGTAACCATGTATCACAAGATTGAAAACATTATTGGTACCTGGTCTAGTATCTATCCCAATCAGCAGCGAACTTCCATCACATATTCTCGGTCACGGGAGTCGTCGGGGATGATATCGAGGGTTTCTACGAGCTCTTTCGCGGGGTGCTCGTTGCCGGTCGGCATATGTTACTGTCTTAACCTAAAGCGTGGCGTCGCGTCCCCAAACTTCGGCGGCAGCTGAGCGCTTTGACCGAGGTACCGTCCGGCAAGACAATCCAGGAACGCAGGCGTATAATGTATTAAGGCCATGACTTCTATGAATAGGCTAGTCAAGACTACTTTGGAAGATTCTGGGTGTAGCTG encodes:
- a CDS encoding Pfs, NACHT, and ankyrin domain-containingprotein codes for the protein MSGLEIVGLISAVISIVEAVEIVYNGIRDTRNLPRAFREVAKKLPLVRDTLRIAERQIGASTDDEACQAVKTVVESCKVKAEELKDIFDAVSASDNASRFERYRVAVRRFGKGSLVETLAQELMEEVRLLGTNRAVQAATEAQAAELLKAIEELSSMEPSLPDEKSVSQHHSGSGDNVAGNKYQGNHNVYSGSGTAYFGGVTQ